One window of the Allosaccharopolyspora coralli genome contains the following:
- a CDS encoding SDR family oxidoreductase, which produces MAGRLEGKRTLVTHADRYLGPPVVELFSSEGADVVADESVLDEPDAAQGLVANVGHIDVLVANFAGPREYMPVTNMLVGADSFADQDFQAYLDALVWPFLRIVRAVLPQMMERRAGKIVGVTSATPERAIPGLSVYSAARGAQNAFLQVVGNEAAPYNVQVNALGPAHIENNMYYTDEMLADESVRQQFEAQIPAGRLGTGPEAAELALSLASSGSDFLAGQVIPISGGWTT; this is translated from the coding sequence ATGGCCGGACGCCTCGAAGGCAAGCGGACGTTGGTGACGCACGCGGACCGATACCTCGGCCCACCTGTGGTCGAACTCTTCTCGTCGGAGGGCGCCGATGTGGTCGCCGACGAGTCCGTTCTGGACGAACCCGACGCGGCGCAGGGCCTGGTCGCCAACGTCGGGCACATTGACGTCCTGGTCGCGAACTTCGCGGGGCCCCGGGAGTACATGCCGGTCACGAACATGCTGGTCGGCGCCGACAGCTTCGCCGACCAGGACTTCCAGGCCTACCTCGACGCGCTCGTGTGGCCGTTCCTGCGGATCGTGCGCGCCGTGCTGCCGCAGATGATGGAACGCCGCGCAGGCAAGATCGTGGGCGTCACCAGCGCCACCCCGGAGCGCGCGATCCCCGGGCTGAGCGTGTACTCGGCCGCCCGCGGAGCGCAGAACGCGTTCCTGCAGGTCGTCGGTAATGAAGCGGCGCCGTACAACGTGCAGGTCAACGCTCTCGGGCCCGCGCACATCGAGAACAACATGTACTACACCGACGAGATGCTGGCCGACGAGTCGGTGCGCCAGCAGTTCGAGGCTCAGATTCCCGCCGGGCGACTCGGCACCGGTCCCGAGGCGGCCGAACTGGCGTTGTCCCTGGCGAGTTCGGGCAGCGATTTCCTCGCCGGTCAGGTCATTCCGATCTCCGGTGGCTGGACCACCTGA
- a CDS encoding MFS transporter, whose translation MAARRDDEPRGRAGWSAGHRRGRVTHQGRTRPGNGAEHRNRAGDDQRNRAEHGSRNRSEPSRRYPWDDDPDYATARTNRSRRLPPLPRDHPGRHEPQEEPPPEQPDEPRRGNEPPRKLTVTRVAAWRTRNLSQRAVRLFFSAANADGADRSGLGKFIYAVMGNYAVDAAMAVALANTLFFSAATAESRDKVALYLLITVAPFALIAPVIGPALDRIQQGRRGALAASFGIRVVLAVVMALNFDSWLLYPAALGCMVMSKSFGVLKAAMTPRVLPDEITLTKANSRLTTFGMAAGGVFGAVASGCAYLFGSEGALWYMAALAAFAAWLCLRIPAWVESTAGEVPAVITSHARSKKQRTPMTGHVVVALWGNGSIRVLTGFLTLFAAFVIKAGVTDPVMQLGLLGLVGGAAGAGSFLGNAVGAQLTFHKPDQLIIACLGGVLAATTVAAVFAGLPLAVVVALVGASASALAKVCLDAVIQRDMPERSRASAFGRSETILQLSWVLGGALGVLLPPEYWIGFTVVAGLLALGFAQTVTAGRGGSLIPRLRRAPEPATERARQAT comes from the coding sequence ATGGCTGCCCGACGAGACGACGAACCGCGCGGCCGGGCCGGGTGGAGCGCCGGGCACCGTCGCGGACGCGTCACCCACCAAGGCCGGACCCGGCCGGGCAACGGCGCCGAACACCGGAACCGTGCCGGGGACGACCAGCGCAACCGCGCCGAACACGGCAGCCGCAACCGTTCCGAACCGTCTCGTCGCTACCCGTGGGACGACGACCCGGACTACGCCACGGCACGCACGAACCGCTCGCGCAGGCTCCCGCCGCTGCCCAGGGACCACCCGGGCAGGCATGAACCGCAGGAGGAGCCGCCTCCGGAGCAGCCGGACGAACCGCGGCGCGGCAACGAACCGCCACGCAAACTCACCGTCACGCGGGTCGCCGCTTGGCGGACCCGGAACCTGAGCCAGCGAGCGGTGCGGCTGTTCTTCTCCGCCGCCAACGCCGACGGGGCCGACCGATCCGGGCTCGGCAAGTTCATCTATGCCGTGATGGGCAACTACGCCGTCGACGCCGCGATGGCCGTTGCCCTGGCGAACACCCTGTTCTTCTCGGCCGCGACCGCCGAGAGCCGCGACAAGGTCGCGCTCTACCTGCTCATCACCGTCGCACCGTTCGCGCTGATCGCGCCCGTGATCGGCCCGGCGCTCGACCGCATCCAGCAAGGCAGGCGCGGTGCGCTCGCCGCGTCGTTCGGCATCCGGGTCGTGCTCGCGGTGGTGATGGCGCTCAACTTCGACAGTTGGCTGCTGTATCCGGCGGCGCTGGGCTGCATGGTCATGTCGAAGTCGTTCGGGGTGCTCAAGGCCGCTATGACCCCGCGCGTGCTGCCCGACGAGATCACTCTCACCAAGGCGAACTCGCGGCTGACGACTTTCGGCATGGCCGCGGGCGGGGTGTTCGGCGCCGTCGCTTCCGGCTGCGCCTACCTGTTCGGCTCCGAAGGCGCGCTCTGGTACATGGCCGCGCTCGCCGCGTTCGCGGCGTGGCTGTGCCTGCGCATCCCGGCGTGGGTGGAAAGCACCGCGGGCGAGGTTCCCGCAGTCATCACCAGCCACGCACGCTCGAAGAAGCAGCGCACGCCGATGACCGGCCACGTCGTCGTGGCGCTGTGGGGCAACGGCTCGATCCGGGTGCTGACCGGGTTCCTGACGCTCTTCGCCGCCTTCGTCATCAAGGCGGGCGTCACGGACCCGGTGATGCAGCTCGGCCTGCTCGGACTCGTCGGCGGTGCGGCGGGCGCCGGGAGCTTCCTCGGCAACGCCGTCGGTGCGCAGCTCACCTTCCACAAGCCCGACCAGCTCATTATCGCGTGCCTCGGCGGCGTGCTCGCCGCGACCACCGTCGCCGCCGTGTTCGCGGGTTTGCCCTTGGCGGTGGTCGTCGCCCTCGTCGGGGCGAGCGCCAGCGCGCTGGCCAAGGTCTGCCTCGACGCCGTCATTCAGCGCGACATGCCCGAACGGTCCCGCGCATCGGCGTTCGGGCGGTCCGAGACGATCCTGCAGCTCAGCTGGGTCCTCGGCGGCGCGCTCGGGGTCTTGTTGCCGCCGGAGTACTGGATCGGATTCACGGTCGTCGCCGGGCTGCTCGCACTCGGGTTCGCCCAGACCGTCACCGCCGGGCGCGGTGGCAGTCTGATTCCGCGCCTGCGCCGAGCACCGGAACCGGCTACCGAACGCGCGCGGCAGGCGACGTAG
- a CDS encoding DUF3027 domain-containing protein — translation MRKDLHHVDSQVWDASRVPQALIGLLAVCLAVAVPWFLRYRAARWQRDQARQHEGEQSAVSSHPHAVSVTRASEDSEACGTINGVTSLSASISSPASGGRAGGAGLGHAAGVDAAYTPDDDRRDRVVPDPDPRLVASVDLARTAAEDETGSGSDGPVGAHVGVEPEAEGLATHLFESTDPGYVGWRWAVTVATVGPGEPVTVSEVVLLPGPQALTAPDWVPWNERIEPGDLGAGDLLPSSADDPRLVPGYVLSDDPAVEDVARDIGLGRERVPSREGRLDAAERWYEGEFGPDTDMARQAPGACGTCGFFLSLAGSMRAAFGVCSNEVAPADGRVVHVEFGCGAHSEAEIDTSSTVPVARVVYDDTTLDYESREDSPAPEARG, via the coding sequence GTGCGGAAGGACCTCCATCACGTCGACTCGCAGGTGTGGGACGCTTCCCGTGTGCCACAAGCCCTGATCGGACTGCTCGCGGTGTGCCTGGCCGTCGCCGTTCCCTGGTTCCTGCGTTACCGCGCAGCTCGCTGGCAGCGCGACCAAGCCCGCCAGCACGAGGGCGAGCAATCCGCTGTGTCGTCGCATCCGCACGCGGTCAGCGTGACACGGGCGTCGGAGGACTCGGAGGCGTGCGGCACAATCAACGGTGTGACGTCTCTGTCTGCTTCGATCAGCAGCCCGGCTTCCGGTGGTCGTGCCGGCGGTGCGGGTCTCGGCCATGCTGCCGGTGTGGATGCCGCGTACACCCCGGACGACGACCGGCGGGACAGGGTCGTGCCCGATCCCGATCCCCGGCTGGTCGCGTCGGTAGACCTCGCACGCACCGCCGCCGAGGACGAGACCGGGTCCGGTTCGGACGGGCCGGTCGGTGCCCACGTGGGGGTCGAGCCCGAGGCGGAGGGTCTCGCGACGCACCTGTTCGAGTCGACCGATCCCGGGTACGTGGGCTGGCGTTGGGCGGTGACCGTCGCCACTGTCGGCCCGGGCGAGCCGGTGACGGTGAGCGAGGTCGTGCTGCTGCCCGGTCCGCAGGCGCTGACCGCGCCCGACTGGGTGCCGTGGAACGAGCGGATCGAACCGGGTGACCTCGGCGCGGGCGATCTGTTGCCGAGCAGCGCCGACGACCCGCGGCTGGTTCCCGGCTACGTGCTCAGCGACGACCCGGCGGTCGAGGACGTGGCTCGCGACATCGGGCTCGGGCGGGAACGCGTGCCGAGCCGTGAGGGCCGCTTGGACGCCGCGGAGCGCTGGTACGAGGGCGAGTTCGGCCCGGACACGGACATGGCCCGGCAGGCACCGGGTGCGTGTGGCACGTGCGGCTTCTTCCTGTCGCTTGCTGGTTCGATGCGCGCGGCGTTCGGGGTGTGCAGCAACGAGGTCGCGCCCGCCGACGGCCGAGTCGTGCACGTCGAGTTCGGCTGCGGCGCGCATTCGGAGGCCGAGATCGACACGTCCTCGACGGTGCCGGTCGCCCGGGTCGTCTACGACGACACGACGCTGGACTACGAGTCTCGCGAGGACTCGCCTGCTCCCGAGGCCAGGGGGTGA
- a CDS encoding DUF2771 family protein, protein MHRGLTALLAAAGLALAGCGTPASGSPESPEITFYAHGESIRVEAAQFCNAIGTECSPPNPDAIGDLRVPPGSPVQISVPSEVSSAPWQVAMMYRLPNGQEVADRSSVFTPDERRTYTARPPADDAQFTRVEVQQYSGVLLPAEDGGIQFALAGTWVVTPQS, encoded by the coding sequence GTGCACCGAGGATTGACTGCGCTGCTGGCTGCCGCCGGCCTTGCGCTCGCCGGCTGCGGCACTCCCGCTTCCGGCTCCCCCGAGAGCCCGGAGATCACGTTCTACGCCCACGGCGAATCGATCCGGGTGGAGGCCGCCCAGTTCTGCAACGCGATCGGCACGGAGTGCTCACCGCCGAATCCGGACGCGATCGGGGACCTGCGGGTGCCGCCGGGTTCGCCGGTGCAGATCTCGGTGCCGAGCGAGGTCTCGTCGGCACCCTGGCAGGTGGCGATGATGTACCGGCTGCCGAACGGCCAGGAGGTCGCCGACCGCAGCTCGGTGTTCACCCCCGACGAACGACGCACCTACACGGCGCGGCCACCCGCCGACGACGCGCAGTTCACCCGCGTCGAGGTGCAGCAGTACTCCGGCGTCCTGCTGCCCGCCGAAGACGGGGGAATCCAGTTCGCGTTGGCCGGAACGTGGGTCGTCACACCCCAGTCGTGA
- a CDS encoding alpha/beta fold hydrolase, translated as MHLSQRFDWRGHSVAWDHVGGSGPAVVMCHGTPWSAQVWVPFAQALSREFSVYLWDMAGFGQSTKHADQPVDLGTQAELFDDLLRHWDLASPHVIAHDWGGAVALRAHLLHGAAYSSLALVDVVALRPWGSDFFHLVAEHKDVFASQPGFVHRGALEAYIAGASHRGLSSEQMDVLTAPWLSDEGQRAFYRQIAQADQRFTDEIQDLYSEIDLPVKIVWGREDTWIPVDRATRLAEMIPDADVEIIDEAGHLIQYDAPIHLATALQRWLLHVRT; from the coding sequence ATGCATCTGTCGCAACGGTTCGACTGGCGGGGGCACTCCGTCGCGTGGGATCACGTCGGAGGATCCGGGCCTGCGGTGGTGATGTGCCACGGGACGCCGTGGTCCGCCCAGGTGTGGGTTCCGTTCGCGCAGGCTCTGAGCCGGGAATTCTCGGTCTACTTGTGGGACATGGCTGGCTTCGGCCAGTCCACCAAGCACGCGGACCAGCCCGTCGACCTCGGCACCCAAGCCGAGCTGTTCGATGACCTGCTGCGTCACTGGGATCTGGCCTCGCCGCACGTGATCGCGCACGACTGGGGCGGCGCGGTGGCGTTGCGGGCGCACCTGCTCCACGGAGCGGCATACTCTTCGCTCGCATTGGTCGACGTGGTGGCGCTTCGCCCGTGGGGTTCCGACTTCTTCCACCTCGTCGCAGAGCACAAGGACGTGTTCGCATCCCAGCCCGGGTTCGTTCACCGGGGAGCGTTGGAGGCCTACATCGCCGGTGCCAGTCATCGGGGACTGTCGAGCGAGCAGATGGACGTCCTGACCGCTCCATGGCTGTCGGATGAGGGTCAGCGCGCCTTCTACCGGCAGATCGCTCAAGCCGATCAACGCTTCACGGACGAGATCCAGGACCTGTACTCCGAGATCGACCTCCCGGTGAAGATCGTCTGGGGACGTGAAGACACGTGGATCCCTGTCGACAGGGCGACGCGATTGGCCGAGATGATCCCCGACGCCGACGTCGAGATCATCGACGAGGCCGGGCACCTGATCCAGTACGACGCCCCGATCCACCTCGCAACGGCCTTGCAGCGGTGGCTGCTGCACGTCCGCACGTAA
- a CDS encoding sacsin N-terminal ATP-binding-like domain-containing protein: protein MTDPFGTAALRSAVLQAWDASPTRFREDANAEGDLRVGGYRDRLLVELVQNAADAADGAGKPGSVWVRLVDGELRVANTGAPLTVAGVESLASLRASAKREGASVGRFGVGFSAVLGVSDDPSIVSSTGGIRFSASATREQAVQRSGVADEVARREGDVPVLRLAWPDDGQPPEGYDSEVRLPLRPGVDATELLAACAEQAADLLLALPSVGEIRVDDQVWRRHDRDGDAVDVDGPDGTRRWVVHRASGNLPESTMAGLAVEEQRHSRWWVCWAVQLDEDGAPVDASGDVLHAPTPTDERVSLPARLLAGVPLEPDRRRVANSRASEAVLVFAAECYPELVSKMDPERRASLVPTPDFPLSDVDEKLRQVVTDRLRVSAWLPSAAGRAVAPHAARVLDFPSAELVKLLTDLVPGLVIAELSEPRFRQRLAALEVTRLGPAEIVEAVTGVQRPASWWYRLYAAVAPIEESDPRARDDFAALPVPLADGRTVTGPRDVLLGADGDDPGALLSTLDISGLRIAAAEASHPLLEKLGAHRAGPGELLDAPPLADAVRRSVADARAGADTGPLVEAVLRLASGVASRDWLGALALPDSEGDHRRADESLLPDAALRTVLDPEFLGGDGPLSVLDAEFAARWPRELLTSVGVLDGFAVHVEESPVEAPEEFADGEQWWHEQETCEQWPPSRISGVRDLDLVAADAWPEALRLLVSEPDTLRALREPGGHASWWIARFATLAGRPPRFWRLEEADELSGLYDPVPDVGLDVEPLRLAGVRQELRVADTDDAADLLARLAERERAVRAGTAVRAHRALADAVACDVVDTDDLEPPRAVRSLSGAVVDAHRAVVLDEPWLLGVLDAPLVVAGGSPDQLDAEALAELLDLPLASEDPAARIEDAGTVQQWRDAARVPAACELLGVPVPAGTVAVHETLTVRVADGERRVHWWVDTDGAVHADHTPDGLGRALAWATGHWPDRFALTALLADPEATTLLR from the coding sequence GTGACCGACCCTTTCGGCACGGCCGCGCTGCGCAGCGCGGTGTTGCAGGCCTGGGACGCCTCGCCGACCCGGTTCCGGGAGGACGCGAACGCCGAAGGCGACCTGCGAGTCGGCGGGTACCGGGATCGGTTGCTCGTGGAGCTCGTCCAGAACGCCGCCGACGCCGCCGACGGAGCCGGCAAGCCCGGCTCCGTGTGGGTGCGGCTGGTCGACGGCGAGTTGCGGGTGGCGAACACGGGCGCGCCGCTGACGGTCGCCGGTGTCGAGTCCCTGGCTTCGCTGCGCGCGTCGGCGAAACGCGAGGGCGCCTCGGTGGGGCGGTTCGGCGTGGGTTTCTCGGCGGTGCTCGGAGTCTCGGACGACCCGTCGATCGTCTCGTCCACGGGTGGGATCCGGTTCTCCGCCTCGGCGACGCGTGAGCAGGCTGTTCAGCGTTCGGGAGTCGCCGACGAGGTGGCTCGCCGTGAAGGCGACGTACCGGTGCTGCGGTTGGCGTGGCCCGACGACGGGCAGCCGCCGGAGGGCTACGACAGCGAGGTGCGGCTGCCGCTACGTCCCGGCGTGGACGCGACGGAGTTGCTCGCGGCGTGCGCCGAGCAGGCCGCGGACCTGTTGCTGGCGCTGCCGTCGGTCGGGGAGATCCGCGTCGACGACCAGGTGTGGCGCAGGCACGACCGCGACGGCGACGCAGTCGACGTAGACGGGCCGGACGGAACGCGGCGATGGGTGGTGCACCGCGCGTCCGGCAACCTCCCGGAGTCCACGATGGCCGGTTTGGCCGTGGAGGAACAGCGGCACTCGCGATGGTGGGTGTGTTGGGCGGTGCAGCTCGACGAGGACGGTGCTCCGGTCGACGCGAGCGGCGACGTGTTGCACGCGCCGACGCCCACGGACGAACGAGTGTCGTTGCCCGCTCGCCTGTTGGCGGGTGTCCCGCTGGAGCCGGACCGGCGCCGGGTGGCGAATTCGCGCGCGTCCGAAGCGGTCTTGGTGTTCGCCGCGGAGTGCTACCCGGAACTCGTGTCCAAAATGGACCCGGAGCGCCGCGCCTCGCTGGTTCCGACGCCGGACTTTCCGCTGTCCGATGTGGACGAGAAGCTGCGACAGGTGGTGACCGACCGTCTCCGGGTGTCGGCATGGCTGCCGTCGGCGGCCGGGCGCGCGGTCGCCCCGCATGCGGCTCGTGTGCTCGACTTCCCGTCGGCTGAGCTGGTGAAGCTGCTTACCGACCTCGTTCCCGGGCTTGTGATCGCCGAGCTCTCGGAGCCCCGTTTTCGGCAGCGGCTGGCGGCACTGGAGGTCACCCGGCTCGGCCCGGCGGAGATCGTCGAGGCGGTGACGGGAGTGCAGCGTCCGGCATCGTGGTGGTACCGGCTCTACGCGGCGGTGGCTCCGATCGAGGAGTCGGATCCGCGAGCCCGCGACGACTTCGCTGCTTTGCCGGTGCCTTTGGCCGACGGACGCACCGTGACCGGACCCCGCGACGTCCTACTGGGAGCCGACGGCGACGACCCCGGCGCTTTGTTGTCCACTCTGGACATTTCAGGCTTGCGGATCGCCGCTGCGGAAGCGAGTCACCCGCTGTTGGAGAAACTCGGCGCGCATCGGGCCGGCCCGGGCGAGCTGCTCGACGCACCGCCGTTGGCGGACGCCGTACGCAGGAGCGTCGCGGACGCACGCGCGGGCGCGGACACGGGGCCGCTGGTGGAGGCGGTGCTGCGGCTCGCCTCCGGAGTCGCCTCGCGGGACTGGCTCGGCGCGTTGGCGCTTCCGGACTCCGAGGGTGATCACCGCAGGGCCGACGAGTCACTGCTTCCGGACGCGGCGCTGCGTACGGTTCTGGATCCCGAGTTCCTCGGCGGTGACGGCCCGCTGTCGGTGCTGGATGCGGAGTTCGCCGCCAGGTGGCCGCGGGAGCTGCTGACGTCGGTGGGCGTGCTGGACGGCTTCGCCGTGCACGTCGAGGAATCTCCCGTCGAGGCGCCCGAGGAGTTCGCGGACGGCGAGCAGTGGTGGCACGAGCAGGAAACGTGCGAGCAGTGGCCGCCGTCGCGGATCAGCGGCGTCCGCGACCTCGACCTGGTCGCTGCGGACGCGTGGCCGGAGGCGCTGCGCCTGCTCGTCTCGGAACCGGACACGTTGCGAGCCTTGCGGGAACCCGGCGGGCACGCCTCCTGGTGGATCGCACGGTTCGCGACGTTGGCGGGGCGCCCGCCACGATTCTGGCGGCTCGAGGAGGCCGACGAGCTCTCCGGGCTGTACGACCCGGTGCCGGACGTCGGGCTGGACGTCGAACCGTTGCGGTTGGCTGGTGTGCGCCAGGAGTTGCGAGTAGCCGATACCGACGACGCCGCCGACCTCCTGGCTCGGCTGGCGGAGCGGGAACGCGCCGTCCGTGCGGGCACCGCGGTTCGGGCGCACCGAGCGCTGGCCGACGCGGTCGCGTGTGACGTCGTGGACACCGACGACCTGGAACCGCCGCGCGCGGTGCGGTCGCTGTCGGGCGCGGTGGTGGACGCGCACCGGGCGGTCGTACTCGACGAACCGTGGCTGCTCGGCGTGCTCGACGCGCCGCTCGTCGTCGCGGGCGGCAGCCCCGACCAGCTCGACGCCGAAGCGCTCGCCGAACTGCTCGACCTACCGCTGGCATCGGAGGACCCGGCCGCGCGGATCGAAGACGCTGGCACGGTCCAACAATGGCGCGACGCGGCACGCGTACCCGCTGCGTGTGAACTACTCGGCGTCCCGGTGCCTGCGGGCACGGTCGCTGTGCACGAGACACTGACGGTGCGGGTCGCGGACGGGGAGCGGCGGGTGCACTGGTGGGTCGACACCGACGGCGCCGTCCACGCGGACCACACGCCGGACGGGCTCGGACGTGCCCTCGCCTGGGCGACGGGACACTGGCCGGACCGCTTCGCGCTCACGGCCCTGCTCGCCGACCCCGAAGCCACCACCCTCCTGCGCTGA
- a CDS encoding cold-shock protein has product MPTGKVKWYDADKGFGFLTQDAGEDVYVRSTALPSGVEALKTGQRVDFDMAQGRRGPQALKVTLLDPPKSVAESQRRSPDELHGMVEDMIKLLEARVLPDLRRGRYPDRKNTKRVGEVVRAVARELDPGA; this is encoded by the coding sequence GTGCCGACCGGCAAGGTCAAGTGGTACGACGCGGACAAGGGTTTCGGATTCCTGACCCAGGACGCTGGTGAGGACGTCTACGTGCGCTCCACCGCTCTGCCGTCCGGGGTGGAGGCGCTGAAGACGGGCCAGCGGGTCGACTTCGACATGGCGCAGGGGCGTCGTGGGCCGCAGGCGCTGAAGGTCACCCTGCTCGACCCGCCGAAATCGGTGGCGGAATCGCAGCGTCGCTCGCCCGACGAGCTGCACGGCATGGTCGAGGACATGATCAAGCTGCTCGAGGCCCGCGTGCTGCCGGACCTGCGCCGCGGCCGCTACCCGGACCGGAAGAACACCAAGCGCGTCGGCGAGGTCGTCCGCGCCGTCGCCCGCGAGCTCGACCCCGGCGCCTGA
- a CDS encoding glutaminyl-peptide cyclotransferase, with the protein MEVLPHDRTAFTQGLELAGGILYEGTGQYESSVIRSVDQRTGRTLAEMPLAPEEFGEGITVAGDRIWQLTWKNEVALVRERESLREVRRVGYEGEGWGLCHDGQRMVMSDGSDELTFRDPVTFDETGSVEVTLDERPVTELNELECVGGEVFANVWGQDRIVRIDPGSGQVTGVVDASGLLPPEDAAEADVLNGIAAVDGTDEFLLTGKYWPHLYRVRFVPA; encoded by the coding sequence ATGGAGGTCCTTCCGCACGATCGCACCGCCTTCACCCAGGGACTCGAACTCGCCGGGGGCATCCTCTACGAAGGGACCGGACAATACGAGAGCTCGGTGATCAGATCCGTCGATCAGCGCACCGGGCGGACGCTGGCCGAAATGCCGCTCGCCCCGGAGGAGTTCGGTGAGGGCATCACCGTCGCCGGGGACCGCATCTGGCAGCTGACCTGGAAGAACGAGGTCGCGCTGGTGCGGGAACGCGAGTCGCTGCGTGAGGTCCGGCGGGTCGGCTACGAGGGCGAGGGCTGGGGCCTGTGCCACGACGGGCAGCGGATGGTGATGTCGGACGGCAGCGACGAGCTGACGTTCCGTGACCCGGTGACGTTCGATGAGACCGGCTCCGTCGAGGTCACGCTCGACGAGCGGCCGGTGACCGAACTCAACGAGCTCGAGTGCGTCGGCGGCGAGGTGTTCGCGAACGTGTGGGGCCAGGACCGGATCGTGCGCATCGACCCCGGGTCCGGGCAGGTCACCGGCGTCGTCGACGCGTCAGGGCTGCTGCCGCCGGAGGACGCGGCGGAGGCCGACGTGCTCAACGGCATCGCCGCCGTCGACGGCACCGACGAGTTCCTGCTCACCGGCAAGTACTGGCCGCACCTCTACCGTGTGCGGTTCGTCCCGGCATGA